A stretch of the Bradyrhizobium arachidis genome encodes the following:
- a CDS encoding SDR family oxidoreductase — MGFSDYRTALVTGASSGIGAATVRRLRAEGLEVHALARDVRRLASLSAETGCHACAVDVNDLDALMRLASSAEFDVLINNAGQSRRGNILDTAPDDVDTLVDVNLRAVLHLTRLIAPGMARRNCGHVVNVSSIAGHYAFGENATTFNSSVAYHATKAGIHSLSQQLRVDLYGTRVRVTEVSPGRVATSIFQNQNAADNPDARFVGAFETLQPEDIADAIAFAVGAPARTNVAMIEVVPTFQVVGELRFARRFEAARLKEMRSGADNA, encoded by the coding sequence ATGGGATTTTCGGACTATCGAACGGCGTTGGTGACGGGCGCATCCTCGGGTATCGGGGCTGCGACGGTTCGGCGCCTCCGCGCCGAGGGGCTCGAGGTTCACGCGCTGGCGCGCGACGTTCGCCGGCTAGCAAGCCTGTCGGCCGAGACCGGATGCCACGCATGTGCCGTCGATGTGAACGATCTCGACGCCTTGATGCGACTTGCGAGCTCGGCCGAGTTCGACGTTCTCATCAACAATGCAGGCCAGTCGCGGCGCGGCAATATCCTGGATACTGCGCCTGATGATGTCGATACGCTGGTCGACGTCAACCTGCGCGCGGTCCTGCACCTGACGCGGCTGATCGCGCCAGGCATGGCGAGGCGCAATTGCGGTCACGTGGTCAATGTCTCGTCGATCGCCGGCCATTATGCCTTCGGTGAGAATGCGACGACATTCAACTCATCCGTGGCCTATCACGCAACGAAGGCGGGCATTCACTCGCTGTCGCAGCAGTTACGTGTCGATCTCTACGGGACCCGCGTTCGCGTCACCGAAGTATCGCCCGGACGCGTGGCGACGAGCATCTTTCAGAACCAGAACGCCGCCGACAATCCGGATGCCCGCTTCGTTGGGGCGTTCGAGACGCTCCAGCCCGAAGACATCGCGGATGCCATCGCGTTCGCGGTGGGGGCGCCGGCGCGGACGAACGTCGCGATGATCGAGGTCGTACCCACGTTTCAGGTCGTCGGCGAACTGCGATTCGCGAGGCGATTCGAGGCCGCGCGATTGAAAGAAATGAGAAGTGGAGCTGACAATGCCTGA